In Nitrospirota bacterium, a single genomic region encodes these proteins:
- a CDS encoding GAF domain-containing protein has protein sequence MLGRKADEFLQVFKKGEEFTKELLKENEKLRFRIAEIEGAVEKTGDEAKSKLLHHTIAALEEEIGSLKEKYRQVEEENKDFAAKYIEVEEENNNLANLYVASYQLHSTLDFNEVLRIVLEIIINLIGAEKFAIFLMDEKTNELLAVAAEGLSTNTIPKVKIGEGIIGKVTKEGVSYFHSDMQIKGDAQTGKPIVCIPLKIKEHVIGVISIYSLFIQKNSFTNMDYELFNLLAGHAATAVFSARLYTQSERKLTTLQSFLELLKDKPKR, from the coding sequence ATTTTAGGTAGAAAGGCAGATGAATTCCTTCAGGTATTTAAAAAGGGCGAGGAGTTTACAAAAGAACTCCTGAAGGAAAACGAAAAACTGAGATTCAGGATTGCAGAAATTGAAGGTGCAGTCGAAAAAACAGGGGATGAGGCAAAAAGCAAGCTCCTTCATCATACCATCGCTGCCTTAGAGGAGGAGATAGGCTCGCTAAAGGAAAAATACAGGCAGGTCGAGGAGGAAAATAAGGATTTTGCGGCAAAATACATAGAGGTCGAGGAGGAAAACAACAACCTTGCCAATCTCTATGTGGCAAGCTACCAACTGCACTCCACGCTGGATTTTAACGAAGTCCTGAGAATCGTCCTCGAGATTATCATAAACCTCATAGGTGCCGAGAAATTCGCAATCTTCCTTATGGATGAAAAGACAAACGAGCTTCTGGCAGTAGCCGCAGAAGGCCTCTCCACAAACACAATCCCAAAGGTAAAAATAGGCGAAGGCATCATTGGAAAGGTTACTAAAGAAGGGGTCAGCTATTTTCACTCTGACATGCAGATAAAAGGTGATGCCCAAACCGGAAAGCCGATAGTCTGTATCCCACTCAAGATAAAGGAACATGTAATAGGCGTTATCTCCATATACTCCCTTTTTATACAGAAAAACAGCTTTACGAATATGGACTACGAGCTTTTCAATCTCCTCGCAGGTCATGCGGCAACTGCCGTGTTTTCGGCAAGGCTTTATACACAATCGGAAAGAAAACTAACCACGCTTCAGAGTTTTTTAGAGCTTCTCAAGGACAAGCCAAAGAGGTAA
- a CDS encoding sigma-54-dependent Fis family transcriptional regulator, producing MNPKAVLIVDDEPEILESVALICNLKGFKTLTADSGAKAIDVFSNEPTPVIVCDNVLPDIEGVELLKEFRQIFPEVQMIMITGKGTISVAVSAMKAGVFDFITKPFDPEYLIQLILRAGELCFALTEKNALKEEFEKTTSEEMIGSHLAMKKLLGVISVVSPTESTVLIEGESGTGKELVARLIHKRSPRGLMPFIPVDCGAIPEGLVESELFGHEKGAFTGALSQKIGRFQRAEGGTLFLDEIGSLPLSSQAKLLRALQEKVIERVGGQKLIPIDVRFIAATNISLYEAVKKKRFREDLYYRLNVIRLEVPPLRERLSDIPALSMHFVQKHRSKTNSIVTDISKEALKVMMQHPWHGNIRELENVIEHALIMARAETIMPHDISSLLKDEGEEVEGSSKLDDMERAMLLRAIKEAGGNKYRAAKILGIQRSSLYSKLKKFGIAETESV from the coding sequence ATGAATCCAAAGGCTGTTTTGATAGTAGATGACGAGCCTGAGATATTAGAGTCCGTAGCTCTTATATGTAACTTAAAGGGCTTTAAGACATTAACTGCGGATTCAGGAGCTAAAGCCATAGATGTCTTTAGCAATGAGCCAACGCCTGTCATTGTTTGCGACAATGTCCTGCCTGATATAGAGGGCGTAGAACTTCTGAAGGAGTTCCGTCAGATATTTCCCGAAGTTCAGATGATAATGATAACAGGCAAAGGCACAATCAGCGTAGCAGTTTCTGCAATGAAGGCAGGTGTGTTTGACTTTATCACAAAGCCATTTGACCCGGAATATCTCATTCAGTTAATCCTAAGGGCAGGGGAGCTTTGTTTTGCTCTCACGGAAAAGAATGCCCTCAAGGAAGAGTTCGAAAAGACAACCTCAGAGGAGATGATAGGCAGTCATCTGGCAATGAAAAAACTTCTTGGGGTTATCAGTGTGGTTTCGCCTACTGAAAGCACAGTGCTCATAGAAGGCGAATCAGGCACGGGCAAGGAGCTTGTTGCAAGGTTGATACACAAGAGGAGCCCCCGCGGGCTAATGCCATTTATCCCTGTTGATTGCGGAGCAATACCAGAGGGGCTTGTCGAGTCAGAGCTTTTTGGTCATGAAAAAGGTGCATTCACAGGCGCTTTAAGTCAGAAAATAGGAAGATTCCAAAGGGCAGAAGGAGGAACACTCTTTCTGGATGAGATAGGCTCTCTGCCCCTAAGCTCTCAGGCAAAGCTCTTGAGAGCGCTTCAGGAGAAGGTTATAGAGAGGGTTGGCGGTCAGAAGCTCATACCAATCGATGTCAGGTTTATTGCGGCTACAAACATCAGCCTTTACGAGGCAGTCAAGAAAAAAAGGTTCAGGGAAGACCTTTATTACAGGCTAAATGTCATAAGGCTCGAGGTACCGCCTCTCAGGGAAAGGTTAAGCGATATACCCGCACTTTCAATGCATTTCGTGCAGAAGCATCGTTCAAAGACAAACAGTATCGTTACGGATATTTCAAAGGAAGCACTGAAGGTAATGATGCAACACCCATGGCATGGCAATATCAGGGAGCTTGAAAATGTCATCGAGCATGCCCTTATAATGGCAAGGGCAGAAACAATAATGCCTCATGACATTTCATCTTTACTTAAAGATGAAGGAGAAGAAGTAGAAGGCTCTTCAAAGCTCGATGATATGGAAAGGGCAATGCTTCTCAGGGCTATAAAGGAAGCAGGAGGCAATAAATACAGGGCCGCCAAGATTCTTGGCATTCAAAGGTCAAGCCTTTATAGTAAGCTTAAGAAATTCGGTATTGCAGAGACCGAATCGGTTTGA
- a CDS encoding response regulator, with protein sequence MLNILVVEDSPTMRQLISFAMKRIPNSRVIEASDGVDALKKLSSEKIDLILADINMPVMNGLKLLNLIRENNAYKKTPVIIITTEGAEEDKKRAMALGADAYLSKPIQTQELIRLVNSFISQG encoded by the coding sequence ATGCTTAATATACTTGTCGTAGAAGATTCACCGACAATGAGACAGCTCATAAGCTTTGCCATGAAGCGCATACCAAACTCCAGAGTCATCGAGGCATCGGATGGTGTCGATGCCCTAAAAAAACTCTCCTCGGAAAAAATAGACCTGATACTTGCTGACATCAATATGCCTGTTATGAACGGTCTTAAGCTCCTGAACCTTATAAGGGAAAACAATGCATACAAGAAAACCCCTGTAATCATAATCACCACAGAGGGTGCAGAGGAAGACAAAAAAAGGGCAATGGCACTTGGAGCAGACGCCTATCTTTCAAAGCCAATTCAAACTCAGGAACTAATAAGATTGGTCAACAGCTTTATATCTCAGGGTTAG